One window of Corynebacterium accolens genomic DNA carries:
- the pheA gene encoding prephenate dehydratase, which yields MTTTIAFLGPAGTFTEAAVHKFAAEWEARGETVETLPVDSPSAAVAAVRAGQADYACVAIENSVDGAVTTTFDALVEGDPVQIYREVDIPVTFSIMTRPGTKDITRLSTHPVAFQQIRGWVAENAPGVEFVPASSNAAAAQAVARGEVDAAAAPARAAEIFGLETKASGVADVQGAATRFVLVGLPGRPTARTGQDRTSVIFTLPNQPGTLVGALQDFAHRGVDLSRIESRPTRQTFGTYRFYVDLIGHIDDQPVAEALRAVWLRAEELRFLGSWPTATPVGHPPRDLAEADAWVARARRGQ from the coding sequence ATGACTACAACCATCGCTTTCTTAGGCCCCGCCGGTACGTTCACGGAGGCCGCCGTGCACAAATTCGCCGCCGAGTGGGAAGCGCGCGGGGAGACCGTAGAGACCCTACCGGTGGACTCGCCTTCAGCGGCGGTGGCGGCCGTGCGCGCCGGGCAGGCCGATTATGCCTGCGTCGCCATCGAAAACTCCGTGGACGGGGCGGTGACGACGACCTTTGACGCACTGGTAGAAGGCGATCCCGTACAGATTTACCGCGAGGTAGATATCCCCGTGACCTTCAGCATCATGACCCGACCGGGAACGAAAGACATCACGCGCCTCAGTACACACCCGGTGGCCTTCCAACAAATCCGCGGCTGGGTAGCGGAGAACGCGCCGGGCGTGGAATTCGTGCCGGCGAGCTCGAATGCGGCGGCGGCTCAGGCCGTAGCGCGCGGAGAGGTCGACGCGGCGGCGGCGCCAGCGCGGGCGGCTGAAATCTTCGGCCTAGAAACCAAGGCGAGCGGCGTGGCGGACGTGCAGGGCGCGGCCACCCGCTTTGTGTTGGTGGGCCTGCCGGGTCGCCCGACCGCGCGCACCGGCCAGGATCGCACCAGCGTCATTTTTACCCTGCCCAACCAGCCGGGAACCCTGGTGGGGGCCTTACAAGACTTTGCCCACCGCGGGGTGGATCTCTCGCGGATTGAGTCGCGGCCGACTCGCCAGACCTTTGGCACCTACCGCTTCTATGTGGACTTGATTGGGCATATCGATGACCAGCCGGTTGCTGAGGCCCTGCGCGCAGTGTGGTTGCGGGCAGAGGAATTGCGCTTTTTGGGCTCCTGGCCCACCGCTACGCCCGTCGGCCACCCACCGCGGGACCTGGCGGAGGCGGATGCTTGGGTGGCGAGGGCGCGCAGGGGTCAATAA
- a CDS encoding CPBP family intramembrane glutamic endopeptidase yields MTKNLRAELLIVLTLTFGISGVRAVLRLINSLAAPQPLNEQSVTLNSSQSSLAWVDLGLQLCSAAVLFAYGALVLFLLAQDHIKPAAYRAFDWLHGAGLAALIGIPGLVLYFVAVQFGWSKEVIPGDFDTAWLEIPVSLIKAAANAFAEETVVVMWLMTRLRQARWTLPAALAASSILRGSYHLYQGVSAGFGNIIMGVIYGYYYHRTGRVWPLVIAHFLIDAIAFLGYSFGLSVL; encoded by the coding sequence ATGACCAAGAACCTCCGCGCCGAACTGCTCATCGTCCTGACCCTGACCTTTGGTATCTCCGGGGTCAGGGCGGTGCTGCGGCTAATCAATTCACTGGCCGCCCCGCAGCCACTCAATGAGCAATCCGTCACGCTCAACTCCAGCCAATCCAGCCTTGCGTGGGTGGATTTGGGCCTGCAATTGTGCTCGGCGGCGGTCCTTTTTGCCTATGGTGCGCTGGTACTTTTCCTGCTGGCACAAGACCACATTAAACCGGCTGCCTACCGCGCCTTTGATTGGTTACACGGCGCGGGGCTTGCCGCGCTCATCGGCATCCCGGGCCTAGTTTTGTATTTCGTCGCGGTGCAGTTTGGCTGGAGCAAAGAGGTCATCCCCGGTGACTTCGATACTGCGTGGTTAGAAATCCCGGTATCCCTCATCAAGGCCGCCGCAAACGCCTTTGCGGAAGAGACCGTGGTGGTCATGTGGCTAATGACCAGGCTGCGCCAAGCGCGCTGGACGCTGCCGGCCGCCTTGGCGGCAAGCTCTATCCTGCGCGGTTCATATCACCTGTACCAGGGGGTATCGGCCGGCTTTGGCAATATCATCATGGGCGTAATCTACGGCTACTACTATCACCGCACCGGCCGCGTGTGGCCGCTTGTCATCGCGCACTTTCTTATCGATGCGATCGCTTTCCTCGGCTATTCCTTCGGCCTTTCCGTACTTTAA
- a CDS encoding glycerophosphodiester phosphodiesterase family protein → MHIVAHRGYSGKYPELSPLAFEKALELPIHGVECDVRLSRDGKVVVQHDPTLERTTGRAGRVSAMDWRELSEVDIGKGQRMMLLDDLLAMLGDKPHHLYIETKHPSGQGSALEKRVMERLRAAGLDEDPRMHVISFSHKAIRRMKILAPHIDRIYLRRDWERHFNRSDFMWSRPSALGVSLLRAKMQAAIIGAQGLPTYMWTVDKPEDMKWAWSNGVDMLATNQPEVALRAIEL, encoded by the coding sequence GTGCACATCGTCGCGCATAGGGGATACTCCGGAAAATACCCGGAGCTATCCCCCTTAGCTTTTGAAAAGGCCCTGGAGCTTCCCATCCACGGCGTGGAGTGCGACGTGCGGTTAAGCCGCGACGGCAAGGTGGTAGTCCAACACGATCCCACCTTGGAGCGAACGACGGGGCGCGCCGGGCGGGTTTCGGCGATGGACTGGCGGGAGCTGAGTGAGGTCGACATCGGCAAGGGGCAGCGCATGATGCTTCTCGATGACCTCCTGGCCATGCTGGGGGACAAGCCCCACCACCTTTATATTGAAACCAAGCACCCCTCCGGGCAAGGCAGCGCCTTGGAAAAGCGGGTCATGGAACGACTGCGCGCCGCCGGGCTCGATGAGGACCCGCGCATGCACGTTATTTCCTTTTCCCATAAGGCCATCCGGCGCATGAAGATTTTGGCGCCGCACATTGACCGCATTTACCTGCGCCGAGACTGGGAACGCCATTTCAATCGCTCGGATTTCATGTGGTCGCGGCCGAGCGCCCTGGGGGTTTCCCTGCTGCGCGCCAAGATGCAGGCGGCCATTATTGGTGCGCAGGGCTTGCCCACGTATATGTGGACCGTTGATAAGCCGGAGGACATGAAGTGGGCTTGGTCCAATGGCGTGGACATGCTTGCCACCAATCAGCCGGAGGTGGCCCTGCGCGCTATTGAGCTGTAG
- a CDS encoding LCP family protein has product MTESGRDPHREARRAGDSSSSEFVLGADGRPLKDRYGRPIRRRPRTNRAEPQQHIPRQETPTRYPSQYRAQQQRSAQQPQQPQQRLPQRSQPQSPQQLQQRYQPQQAQQPPRRHSKPHSRRKKTNPVKRFFGCAGIFVLVVVVCSLIFALWADTRLTRVDALPDEQVANTSGTNWLLVGSDSRQGLSEEDQQALGTGGDVGEGRTDTIMLLHIPRSGQAQLVSIPRDSYVEVPGFGMDKINAAFAYGGPKLLTQTVEGNTGLHIDHYAEIGMGGLANVVDSVGGVDICVAEPINDPLAGIDLQEGCQKLEGSDALGYVRTRATAMGDLDRVQRQREFFAALLDKITSPATLINPFRSISLINHTASSFIVGDGDHVWHLARVALAMGSGVDTETVPIGGFQDTVVGNVVLWDDEGAQQLWDSMK; this is encoded by the coding sequence ATGACTGAATCAGGACGAGATCCGCATCGGGAGGCGCGCCGCGCTGGCGATAGCTCATCCAGTGAGTTCGTCCTTGGGGCCGATGGCCGTCCCCTCAAGGACCGCTACGGTCGGCCCATTCGCCGCCGGCCGCGCACGAATCGTGCCGAGCCGCAGCAGCACATCCCGCGCCAGGAAACCCCTACCCGCTACCCCAGCCAGTACCGGGCCCAGCAGCAGCGTTCCGCGCAGCAACCACAACAGCCACAGCAACGGCTGCCGCAACGATCGCAGCCGCAATCGCCGCAGCAGTTGCAGCAGCGCTACCAACCACAGCAAGCGCAGCAACCGCCCCGCCGCCACTCTAAGCCGCACAGCCGCCGGAAAAAGACCAATCCGGTCAAGCGGTTCTTTGGCTGCGCCGGCATCTTTGTCCTCGTCGTCGTGGTGTGCAGCCTCATCTTCGCGCTGTGGGCCGATACGCGCCTGACCCGGGTAGATGCCCTCCCGGATGAGCAGGTGGCCAATACCTCCGGCACCAATTGGCTGTTGGTGGGATCCGATTCCCGCCAGGGCCTATCCGAAGAAGACCAACAAGCGCTCGGCACCGGTGGCGATGTGGGCGAGGGACGCACCGATACCATCATGCTCCTGCATATCCCGCGCTCCGGCCAAGCCCAGCTGGTCTCCATTCCGCGCGATAGCTACGTGGAAGTACCCGGCTTCGGCATGGATAAGATCAACGCAGCCTTTGCTTACGGCGGACCAAAGCTCCTAACGCAAACGGTGGAGGGCAATACTGGCCTGCACATTGACCACTATGCCGAAATCGGTATGGGTGGTTTGGCCAATGTGGTCGATTCCGTCGGCGGCGTTGATATTTGCGTTGCAGAGCCCATCAATGACCCGCTGGCGGGCATCGATCTGCAGGAAGGCTGCCAGAAGCTAGAGGGAAGCGATGCGCTGGGTTATGTGCGCACCCGCGCCACCGCAATGGGCGATCTCGACCGCGTACAGCGTCAGCGCGAGTTCTTCGCGGCGCTCCTAGATAAGATCACTTCCCCAGCCACGCTGATTAACCCCTTCCGGTCGATTTCCTTGATTAACCACACCGCCTCCTCTTTCATCGTGGGCGATGGCGACCACGTATGGCACCTCGCCCGCGTAGCGCTCGCAATGGGATCCGGCGTGGATACGGAAACCGTTCCCATTGGCGGGTTCCAGGACACCGTCGTGGGCAATGTCGTGCTCTGGGACGATGAAGGCGCCCAACAGCTCTGGGACTCCATGAAATAG
- a CDS encoding histidine phosphatase family protein has protein sequence MTGRIILLRHGQTHSNVSRLLDTRPPGAELTDLGRNQATEVGRELAGFVGDREVDFKCSIALRAQQTATLAARAFEQERGLPRFSIPIDVIPNVQEIFAGDWELDASEAAHRSHDTAMRGWCYGDSQAAMEGGERLQDVLSRFQPALEEIAAQLADDRDVILVSHGAAIRVVTKHATGADADFAYTGYMPNCRFTVMEPRGKKFGEWTLTRWADIEL, from the coding sequence ATGACTGGAAGAATCATCCTGCTGCGCCATGGCCAAACCCATTCCAACGTCTCCCGGCTGCTTGATACCCGGCCGCCGGGCGCTGAGCTTACGGATCTGGGGCGCAACCAGGCCACGGAGGTGGGCCGGGAGCTAGCAGGCTTCGTGGGCGATCGCGAGGTCGACTTCAAGTGCTCGATTGCGCTGCGGGCGCAGCAGACCGCCACCTTGGCGGCGCGCGCCTTTGAACAGGAGCGGGGCCTGCCGCGCTTTTCCATTCCCATCGATGTCATTCCGAATGTGCAGGAGATTTTTGCCGGCGATTGGGAGCTCGATGCCAGCGAGGCCGCCCACCGCAGCCACGATACGGCCATGCGCGGCTGGTGCTATGGCGATAGCCAGGCCGCCATGGAAGGCGGCGAGCGGCTCCAGGACGTGCTTTCGCGTTTCCAGCCCGCGTTGGAAGAGATTGCGGCGCAGCTTGCCGATGACCGCGATGTCATCCTCGTCAGCCACGGCGCCGCCATCCGGGTGGTAACCAAGCACGCCACCGGGGCGGACGCGGACTTTGCCTATACCGGTTATATGCCCAATTGCCGCTTTACCGTGATGGAGCCGCGCGGCAAGAAATTTGGCGAGTGGACGCTTACCCGCTGGGCCGATATTGAGCTCTAG
- a CDS encoding amidase, producing the protein MDFSIERLRADVQGMGPQEHGFTYLDLQRAPARTGRLRGWVLSAKDLNDVAGMPTTLGNAKRTYYPAVSEPFIATLEKQGAIFIGKSSTPELGLRVDTEPVDLPHPDNPLYPGRTPGGSSGGAAVQVARGLVRAAQASDGGGSIRVPAAACGVVGFKPAGSSLGAEGFITRTVADNAFLHGHRMITPRARIGLLLEPLFAATRVEAHHLRAAREAADRLRAAGFEVVPIAPYPQAAATFAHFREIFTSRFAGLPQAEGYAAWVAQQGATVSAAELSAAQRHVRHLPELLAQQWRVDAIITPMLSADPPLRGHFLSLPHAENFDAQTRWSPWASLFNMAQLPAISVPWAIPAHPPVGVHVGGITLSDAQLLGLAHILHP; encoded by the coding sequence ATGGACTTTTCCATAGAACGACTCCGCGCGGATGTGCAGGGCATGGGCCCTCAAGAGCACGGTTTTACCTACCTGGATCTGCAGCGCGCCCCCGCCCGCACCGGTCGGCTGCGCGGGTGGGTCCTATCTGCAAAAGATCTCAACGATGTCGCGGGTATGCCCACCACTTTGGGCAATGCCAAGCGCACGTACTATCCCGCGGTCAGCGAGCCGTTCATCGCGACATTGGAAAAGCAGGGCGCCATATTCATTGGCAAGTCCTCCACGCCGGAGTTGGGCTTGCGCGTCGATACCGAGCCGGTGGATCTTCCCCACCCCGATAATCCCCTTTATCCAGGCCGCACCCCGGGCGGTTCTTCTGGCGGCGCGGCCGTCCAGGTAGCCCGCGGCCTCGTGCGCGCGGCCCAGGCCAGCGATGGCGGCGGTTCCATCCGCGTTCCCGCGGCGGCCTGCGGGGTCGTGGGGTTTAAGCCTGCGGGCAGCAGCCTGGGCGCGGAGGGGTTTATCACCCGCACCGTGGCCGATAATGCGTTCCTGCACGGCCACCGCATGATCACCCCGCGCGCCCGCATTGGGCTGTTGCTGGAGCCGCTTTTTGCCGCGACCCGGGTGGAGGCCCACCACCTGCGGGCGGCACGCGAGGCCGCAGATCGGCTGCGCGCCGCGGGGTTCGAGGTCGTCCCCATTGCGCCGTATCCGCAGGCAGCGGCCACGTTTGCGCACTTCCGCGAGATCTTTACCTCCCGGTTTGCGGGGCTACCACAGGCAGAGGGCTACGCGGCTTGGGTGGCCCAGCAAGGTGCTACCGTATCCGCCGCCGAGCTAAGCGCCGCGCAGCGCCATGTCCGCCACCTCCCGGAGCTCTTGGCGCAGCAGTGGCGGGTCGATGCCATTATCACGCCCATGCTCTCCGCGGATCCCCCGCTGCGGGGGCATTTCCTGTCCCTTCCGCACGCGGAGAATTTCGACGCCCAAACGCGCTGGTCCCCCTGGGCCTCACTGTTTAATATGGCCCAATTGCCCGCCATTTCCGTTCCTTGGGCCATCCCCGCGCACCCGCCCGTCGGCGTGCATGTGGGAGGCATTACGCTTTCCGATGCCCAACTTTTAGGCCTCGCCCACATCCTGCACCCATGA
- a CDS encoding L-lactate dehydrogenase: MAKHVGNKVVLIGAGDVGVAYAYALVNQSIVDHLAIIDIDERKLEGNVMDLNHGVVWSPQRTRVTKGTYEDCADADMVVICAGAAQKPGETRLDLVDKNVKIMNSIVADVTANDFDGIFLVASNPVDILTYAVWKASGFDHKRVIGSGTILDSARFRYMLGELEGVAPKSVHAYIIGEHGDSELPAVSTANVAGVPLSQKLEKEPEYAERIEKIFEETRDAAYSIIDAKGSTSYGIGMGLARITAAIIQNQDVALPVSAYLQGEYGVEDLYIGTAAIVNRTGIVRPVELQLNEHEKERFDASAKTLNDIKEKFFG, from the coding sequence ATGGCAAAGCATGTAGGAAATAAAGTCGTTCTCATTGGCGCGGGTGACGTGGGAGTCGCTTACGCCTACGCACTGGTCAACCAGAGCATCGTTGACCACCTGGCCATCATCGACATCGATGAGCGGAAGCTGGAAGGCAATGTCATGGACCTCAACCACGGTGTGGTCTGGTCTCCACAGCGCACCCGCGTCACCAAGGGCACCTACGAAGATTGTGCGGACGCTGACATGGTCGTCATCTGCGCCGGCGCCGCCCAAAAGCCCGGCGAAACCCGTCTTGACCTGGTGGATAAGAACGTCAAGATCATGAACAGCATCGTCGCAGATGTCACCGCCAATGACTTCGACGGAATCTTCCTGGTCGCCTCCAACCCAGTCGATATCCTGACCTATGCGGTATGGAAGGCCTCCGGCTTTGACCACAAGCGGGTCATCGGCTCCGGTACGATTCTGGACTCCGCGCGTTTCCGCTACATGCTGGGTGAATTGGAGGGCGTGGCACCGAAGTCCGTGCACGCCTACATCATTGGTGAGCACGGCGATTCTGAGCTGCCCGCAGTCTCCACCGCGAATGTTGCCGGTGTGCCGCTTTCGCAGAAGCTGGAAAAGGAGCCGGAATACGCCGAGCGCATTGAAAAGATCTTTGAAGAAACCCGCGACGCCGCCTATTCCATTATCGATGCAAAGGGATCGACCTCCTATGGCATCGGCATGGGGCTGGCGCGCATTACCGCCGCGATCATCCAGAACCAGGACGTGGCGCTTCCCGTCTCTGCTTACCTGCAGGGCGAGTACGGCGTGGAGGACCTCTACATCGGCACCGCAGCCATCGTAAACCGCACCGGCATCGTCCGCCCGGTAGAGCTGCAGCTCAACGAGCACGAAAAGGAGCGCTTCGACGCTTCTGCAAAGACGCTCAATGACATCAAAGAAAAGTTCTTTGGCTAG
- a CDS encoding metallopeptidase family protein, which translates to MYSVSEERFEEMVNDALDQVPDEFVRKMRNLVIMVEEENPDDPTLLGLYEGVALPQRTFDHTGYLPDAIFIYRSTLQRWAASEEDLAEQVKVTVFHELGHYFGMEEHELHQLGWG; encoded by the coding sequence ATGTATTCCGTATCGGAAGAACGCTTCGAGGAAATGGTCAATGATGCCCTCGATCAGGTGCCCGATGAATTCGTGCGCAAGATGCGCAACTTGGTGATCATGGTGGAAGAGGAAAACCCCGATGATCCCACCTTGCTAGGGCTCTATGAGGGCGTCGCCCTGCCCCAGCGCACCTTCGACCACACCGGGTATTTGCCCGATGCCATCTTCATCTACCGCAGCACTTTGCAGCGCTGGGCCGCGTCAGAAGAAGACTTGGCCGAGCAGGTCAAGGTCACGGTCTTCCACGAGCTAGGCCATTACTTTGGCATGGAAGAACACGAACTGCACCAGCTGGGCTGGGGCTAG
- a CDS encoding DUF5926 family protein — MAKKKKKQEDLPEGMSRRQAKLAARAKERAALEKDPRPYSGLAAEASLVAMQEFVPSAFAKLDVKGCDRNVYVSTVLPGATAALIRDEEFGGDAFVALQVQSHTHNPGRDLAFALNWVKNNEPGSTLESTAADGSQPELSELIDAATTLDIEVHQDFSWWIPEGAQVTPEVSQSMRAANDSVIESHQVGKDITGTAFWANAGGGKAHVRWVRPNDDEAAFLNALARVAARGELNLGEDTKFAGVFRTHGLIAPVFDVQPEVDYSSYEDKLAGVDKALEEEISNDAQLNAEERKQLENIKSRQVTLR, encoded by the coding sequence ATGGCCAAGAAGAAAAAGAAACAAGAAGACCTGCCTGAGGGCATGTCCCGCCGTCAGGCGAAGCTTGCTGCCCGTGCCAAAGAGCGCGCCGCCTTGGAAAAAGACCCGCGCCCCTATAGCGGCCTCGCGGCGGAGGCTTCCCTCGTTGCCATGCAAGAGTTCGTGCCCTCCGCTTTTGCGAAGCTTGACGTGAAGGGCTGCGATAGGAACGTCTACGTCTCTACCGTCCTCCCGGGCGCCACCGCTGCGCTGATCCGCGATGAGGAATTCGGCGGTGATGCTTTTGTGGCACTGCAGGTGCAGTCCCACACCCACAACCCTGGCCGGGATCTGGCCTTCGCCCTGAACTGGGTCAAGAACAACGAGCCAGGTTCTACCTTGGAATCGACCGCGGCCGATGGCTCGCAGCCGGAGCTTAGTGAGCTTATCGATGCCGCAACTACCCTCGACATCGAAGTCCACCAGGACTTCAGTTGGTGGATCCCGGAAGGCGCGCAGGTCACCCCTGAGGTATCGCAGTCCATGCGCGCCGCCAATGACTCGGTCATCGAATCCCACCAGGTGGGCAAGGACATTACCGGCACCGCCTTTTGGGCCAATGCCGGCGGCGGCAAAGCGCATGTGCGCTGGGTGCGCCCGAACGACGATGAGGCCGCATTCCTCAACGCCTTGGCGCGAGTCGCCGCGCGCGGCGAGCTGAACCTGGGCGAGGACACCAAGTTTGCCGGAGTATTCCGCACCCACGGCCTTATTGCTCCCGTCTTTGACGTGCAGCCTGAGGTTGATTACTCCTCTTATGAGGACAAGCTCGCGGGCGTAGATAAGGCCTTGGAAGAAGAAATCTCCAATGACGCGCAATTGAACGCAGAAGAGCGCAAGCAGTTAGAAAACATCAAGTCCCGCCAGGTGACGTTGCGCTAA
- a CDS encoding septum formation family protein, with translation MGLMKKSPAWRSAVAVQIALISAIAAAVFMGIYGIVSNHGSNGGDTTAASEQSSAGGADGSGSSDPKTEPFTSASAGSCVTWDINEDGSAASFKEVECSEQHRFEVSTVEDLSVYPTSEFGPDASRPALTRQHQLRDELCESATVSYLHSKWDPHGKYDIASILPPESAWNNGDRTLLCGLQTTDDHGVPQLTTGNVEASEQANLAKPGECLAIDDQQVPHVVDCAQPHQLETVSVIDLGKKFPDAYPDGKEMDKFLSDSCTAAAEDYLGGEEQLYQSTLQPFWGTVSEESWNGGTKSVNCSLVHARDDGGFSSITGAATGGRQALSIDGNPPEERPERNPIRDNKPAP, from the coding sequence ATGGGCCTTATGAAGAAATCACCTGCGTGGCGTTCCGCTGTGGCCGTCCAGATTGCCTTGATCTCAGCAATCGCGGCGGCCGTTTTCATGGGCATCTACGGCATTGTCAGCAACCACGGGTCTAACGGGGGCGATACTACCGCCGCTTCCGAGCAGTCCTCTGCGGGCGGTGCCGATGGCTCAGGATCCTCCGACCCGAAGACGGAGCCTTTTACCTCCGCTTCCGCTGGGTCCTGCGTGACGTGGGATATCAACGAGGATGGCTCTGCCGCCTCCTTCAAAGAGGTGGAATGCTCGGAGCAGCACCGCTTCGAGGTCTCCACAGTGGAGGATCTCAGCGTCTACCCCACCAGTGAATTCGGCCCGGATGCCTCGCGGCCCGCGCTTACCCGCCAGCACCAGCTGCGCGATGAGCTCTGTGAGTCCGCCACGGTGAGCTACCTGCACAGCAAGTGGGATCCGCACGGCAAATACGATATTGCCTCCATTTTGCCGCCGGAATCCGCGTGGAATAACGGTGACCGCACCCTGCTGTGCGGCCTACAAACCACCGATGATCACGGCGTGCCGCAGTTGACCACCGGCAACGTCGAGGCCTCCGAACAGGCCAATCTGGCCAAGCCGGGCGAGTGCTTGGCCATCGATGATCAGCAAGTACCGCACGTGGTGGACTGCGCCCAGCCACACCAGCTGGAGACGGTATCCGTCATCGACCTGGGCAAGAAATTCCCTGATGCCTACCCGGATGGCAAGGAAATGGATAAATTCCTCTCGGATTCCTGCACCGCCGCCGCTGAGGACTACCTGGGCGGGGAAGAGCAGCTCTACCAATCCACGCTGCAGCCGTTCTGGGGCACCGTATCTGAAGAGTCCTGGAATGGCGGCACCAAGTCCGTGAACTGCTCGCTCGTCCACGCCCGCGATGATGGTGGCTTTTCCTCCATCACCGGTGCCGCCACCGGCGGCCGCCAGGCGCTTTCCATCGACGGCAACCCGCCGGAGGAGCGCCCGGAGCGCAACCCGATTCGCGATAATAAGCCGGCGCCGTAA
- a CDS encoding alpha/beta-hydrolase family protein, translating to MKRAFSRAALISLGVVADLTPVVRMTSRQTLPPHMSAGILGAELATWAAVSPSLLPRPWWVTAANVSIGQAIGHLGAASTSFVLNRLGKRPQDRLGPQHRQILHLAIGAGTAFNAALSLRNQEKQAGLVNKQLVRGPATAAIGLAAGTAGYGALLLVGEAAQLTVTKLSRQLGRWVPALVAWPVVTAGLTVAAVGLSDRVVFRRWIRSLSHKAQRLNKQIFPGTSMPWEPERSGSPWSLEPWSALGQQGRRFVSNGPRARDIRTITGAPAKEPIRIYAGYIPGRSFAQAAKKVRSELQRTGALRRETIVIQMPAGSGWINNWSASSYEFLTAGDCVTVTMQYSYLPSVFAYLVDKNAPKRAAAELISVVQEEIDKLPEEDRPRLYLAGESLGAYAIMDNFQNKEELLAACSGAVFSGPPRMTRFTQRLRRDIGSLERLPVIDGGQHVRFVAQPEHSRHDAFGNDFPSSWRRPRVLIAQHASDAIVWWDLNLMFRRPTWMHEPQPETLRADTLRHLRWAPFITWWQIGLDQINSLNVPGGHGHNYFQEMLWYWNEVLGSQSRLNLTPKLARKIAGFIQLDA from the coding sequence ATGAAACGCGCCTTCAGCCGCGCTGCACTAATTTCTCTTGGCGTAGTCGCGGATCTCACGCCCGTCGTCCGCATGACCAGCCGGCAGACGTTGCCACCCCATATGTCGGCCGGAATCTTAGGCGCAGAGCTGGCCACGTGGGCCGCGGTATCGCCGTCCCTGCTGCCCCGCCCGTGGTGGGTGACGGCGGCCAATGTATCTATCGGGCAGGCCATCGGGCACCTCGGGGCGGCCTCGACGAGCTTCGTGCTCAACCGGCTGGGCAAGCGCCCCCAAGACCGCTTGGGCCCGCAGCACCGCCAAATCTTGCACTTAGCTATTGGCGCCGGCACCGCCTTCAATGCGGCGCTCTCGCTGCGCAACCAGGAAAAGCAGGCGGGTCTGGTCAATAAACAACTGGTTCGCGGTCCGGCTACCGCGGCCATCGGCCTAGCCGCCGGCACCGCCGGATACGGCGCGCTGCTACTGGTAGGCGAGGCCGCACAGCTGACCGTGACCAAATTATCGCGCCAATTGGGCCGTTGGGTTCCAGCACTCGTGGCCTGGCCGGTCGTTACCGCAGGGCTCACCGTGGCCGCGGTGGGGCTATCGGACCGCGTGGTATTCCGGCGCTGGATCCGTTCGCTCTCCCACAAGGCGCAGCGCCTGAATAAACAAATTTTTCCCGGCACGTCGATGCCCTGGGAGCCGGAGCGCTCCGGCAGCCCGTGGTCGCTTGAACCTTGGTCCGCGCTGGGGCAACAAGGGCGGCGTTTTGTCTCCAACGGCCCGCGCGCCCGCGATATTCGCACCATCACCGGTGCTCCCGCCAAAGAACCCATCCGCATTTATGCTGGCTATATCCCAGGGCGTTCTTTTGCCCAGGCGGCGAAGAAGGTGCGCTCAGAATTGCAGCGCACCGGTGCGCTGCGCCGGGAGACCATCGTCATTCAGATGCCCGCGGGATCCGGGTGGATTAATAACTGGAGCGCGAGCTCCTATGAGTTTTTGACCGCCGGTGATTGCGTCACCGTCACCATGCAGTATTCCTACCTGCCCTCGGTTTTCGCCTACCTCGTGGATAAAAACGCGCCCAAGCGCGCCGCGGCCGAGCTCATTTCCGTGGTGCAAGAAGAAATTGACAAGCTCCCAGAAGAAGACCGCCCGCGGCTCTACCTTGCAGGGGAATCCCTGGGTGCCTACGCCATTATGGATAATTTCCAGAACAAGGAAGAACTCCTCGCGGCTTGTAGCGGCGCGGTCTTTTCTGGCCCGCCGCGGATGACGCGCTTTACCCAGCGCCTGCGCCGCGATATCGGCTCGCTCGAGCGGCTCCCCGTCATCGATGGCGGGCAACACGTCCGCTTTGTCGCCCAACCGGAGCACTCGCGCCACGATGCCTTTGGCAACGATTTTCCTTCCAGCTGGCGCCGGCCCCGCGTGCTCATTGCCCAGCATGCTTCCGATGCCATCGTGTGGTGGGACCTGAACCTCATGTTCCGCCGCCCCACCTGGATGCACGAACCCCAGCCAGAGACACTCCGGGCGGATACGCTCCGCCACCTGCGCTGGGCGCCGTTTATTACCTGGTGGCAGATTGGCCTAGACCAGATCAACTCCCTGAACGTCCCAGGTGGCCACGGACATAACTATTTTCAGGAAATGCTCTGGTACTGGAACGAGGTCCTAGGCTCCCAATCGCGCCTGAACCTCACCCCTAAATTAGCCAGGAAAATCGCCGGATTTATCCAGCTCGACGCCTAA